Proteins encoded within one genomic window of Salipaludibacillus agaradhaerens:
- the rnmV gene encoding ribonuclease M5, translating to MAKKIKEMIVVEGKNDTNTLKNWFDCDTIETNGSAISLETIEKIRLALQKRGVIIMTDPDYPGEKIRKTIDQQVPGCKHAFLAKEVARDLRRQKIGIEHASKENLWSALEASKPSFSEEHDEAQTNDVTQASLQRAGLIAGGSAKRRRELLGKELGIGYTNGKQLYKRLKQFRVTQEDFERALANVEKELYRHG from the coding sequence ATGGCAAAAAAAATTAAGGAAATGATTGTAGTTGAAGGTAAAAACGATACGAACACGCTTAAAAATTGGTTTGATTGCGATACGATTGAAACAAACGGCTCGGCAATCTCCCTAGAAACAATTGAAAAAATTCGCCTCGCATTACAAAAGCGGGGTGTCATTATAATGACAGATCCCGACTACCCTGGCGAAAAGATAAGAAAAACGATTGATCAGCAAGTTCCTGGTTGTAAGCATGCTTTTTTAGCAAAAGAGGTTGCAAGGGATTTGAGGCGACAAAAAATTGGTATTGAGCATGCTTCGAAGGAAAATCTCTGGTCAGCTCTCGAAGCATCCAAACCATCGTTTAGTGAGGAACATGACGAGGCACAAACAAATGATGTCACTCAAGCTTCTTTACAGAGGGCAGGTTTAATTGCCGGTGGTTCAGCTAAACGCCGCCGTGAGCTACTCGGTAAAGAGCTGGGGATCGGTTATACTAATGGCAAACAGTTATATAAAAGACTAAAACAATTTAGAGTCACGCAAGAGGATTTTGAAAGAGCGCTGGCCAATGTTGAGAAGGAGCTGTATAGACATGGTTAA
- a CDS encoding TatD family hydrolase translates to MLFDTHVHLNADQFSDDVDHVIENAKQAGVEMMLVVGFDEKTINKAMDLVDHYDFLYAAIGWHPVDAIDLTDEYLTWIEELAKHPKVVAIGETGLDYHWDKSPVDVQKEAFRKQIQLAKKLKLPLIIHDREAHEDIVQVLKEEKAEEVGGIMHCFAGDSEIAQQCLEMNFYISFGGPVTFKNAKLPKEVAKNIPMDRLLIETDAPYLAPHPYRGKRNEPAHVTLVAEKIAELKELSYEEVAQITTENAKRLFGIS, encoded by the coding sequence ATGCTTTTTGATACACATGTTCATTTAAATGCTGATCAATTTTCAGATGATGTGGATCACGTCATCGAAAACGCGAAACAGGCAGGTGTCGAAATGATGCTTGTAGTAGGGTTTGACGAAAAAACAATCAATAAAGCCATGGACTTAGTTGATCACTATGATTTTTTGTATGCAGCAATCGGTTGGCATCCAGTAGACGCCATCGATCTCACTGATGAGTACTTAACATGGATAGAGGAGCTGGCTAAGCACCCGAAAGTAGTGGCTATTGGCGAAACGGGCTTAGATTATCATTGGGATAAATCACCTGTTGACGTCCAAAAAGAGGCATTTAGAAAACAGATTCAATTAGCAAAGAAATTAAAACTTCCGCTCATCATTCATGATAGGGAGGCACACGAAGATATTGTGCAAGTGTTAAAAGAAGAGAAAGCGGAAGAGGTAGGGGGTATTATGCATTGTTTTGCAGGTGACAGCGAGATTGCGCAACAATGTCTAGAGATGAATTTCTATATTTCATTTGGAGGGCCAGTGACATTTAAGAATGCCAAACTGCCGAAAGAAGTAGCTAAGAACATCCCGATGGACCGCTTGCTTATTGAAACCGATGCCCCATACCTCGCCCCGCATCCTTATAGAGGAAAACGGAATGAACCAGCCCATGTGACGTTAGTAGCCGAAAAAATAGCCGAATTAAAAGAGCTTTCCTATGAGGAAGTGGCACAAATCACTACCGAAAATGCTAAAAGACTTTTCGGGATATCTTGA
- a CDS encoding G5 and 3D domain-containing protein — protein sequence MIQWTKQLPVRFAWRKIAVSSVGVLTLMTVLVLAIYEITKTEVMVETNGELLSVYTHASTVGEVLDEQNIEIGEHDLIKPATDTAIDDTMTIIYKNAQEVYVHLDEKEDTVFTTSETVGELMDELDIEVGQYDDVKPSVEEPIVEGLNIHYDSAFQVTLFSDGEEETLWTTSTTVADFLEKESITLEELDRVEPSEDERLVEETDINVIRVEKVTDVVEEAVDFATVTENDSSLEKGSEKVKQQGQQGKVEKHYEVVFENGEEVSRELVKENVVEESEDRIVAVGTQQPPETVSRGSNSSSNSGSSSSDSSSSNEWKTFTATAYTANCNGCSGVTSTGIDLNANPDANVIAVDPNVIPLGSRVEVKGHGTYIAGDTGGAIQGNKIDIFIPNRDQVRAFGRRTVELRVLD from the coding sequence ATGATTCAATGGACAAAGCAGCTTCCTGTGCGTTTTGCATGGCGGAAGATTGCCGTATCCAGTGTTGGCGTCCTAACGTTGATGACTGTTCTTGTCTTAGCTATTTATGAAATTACAAAGACAGAAGTGATGGTTGAAACAAATGGCGAATTACTATCTGTCTATACACATGCATCAACGGTAGGGGAAGTGCTGGATGAACAAAACATTGAAATAGGCGAACATGATCTTATCAAACCAGCTACAGATACAGCAATAGATGACACAATGACGATCATATATAAAAACGCCCAAGAAGTTTATGTCCATCTTGATGAGAAAGAGGATACCGTATTTACAACGAGTGAGACGGTTGGCGAATTGATGGATGAACTGGATATTGAGGTGGGGCAATACGATGATGTTAAACCATCAGTGGAAGAGCCAATCGTTGAAGGATTAAATATCCATTATGATTCGGCATTTCAAGTTACACTATTTTCTGATGGTGAAGAAGAAACACTTTGGACTACTTCGACAACGGTCGCTGACTTTTTAGAAAAAGAAAGCATCACCTTAGAAGAACTGGACCGCGTTGAACCGTCTGAAGACGAGAGACTCGTAGAAGAGACGGATATAAATGTTATCCGGGTAGAAAAGGTCACCGATGTTGTGGAAGAAGCTGTAGACTTTGCGACTGTCACAGAAAATGATTCTTCATTAGAAAAAGGATCAGAGAAAGTGAAGCAACAGGGACAGCAAGGAAAAGTAGAAAAGCATTATGAAGTTGTTTTTGAGAACGGTGAGGAAGTTTCTCGTGAACTTGTAAAGGAAAATGTCGTTGAAGAGAGTGAAGATCGTATAGTAGCTGTCGGTACTCAGCAACCGCCTGAAACGGTCTCACGTGGGTCTAATTCCTCTTCAAATTCTGGCTCTTCATCAAGTGACAGTTCTTCCAGTAACGAATGGAAAACGTTCACTGCCACTGCGTATACGGCAAATTGCAATGGATGTTCTGGCGTGACGTCAACAGGAATAGATTTAAATGCCAATCCTGATGCTAACGTTATTGCTGTAGACCCAAATGTTATTCCACTTGGATCTCGTGTGGAAGTAAAGGGACACGGAACGTATATTGCTGGAGATACGGGTGGTGCTATTCAAGGTAATAAAATTGATATATTCATCCCTAATCGTGACCAAGTCAGGGCATTTGGAAGACGAACAGTTGAATTACGTGTATTGGACTAA